The Thermoanaerobacterium thermosaccharolyticum DSM 571 region CTTTTAAATGGTCTGAGTGACTGGATTTGAACCAGCGACCCCCAGAACCCCATTCTGAGTATATATTTTTTAAGTAATTTTAATTGGTTTTATTAAGCTTTAAAAATGCCTAAAATTAGGCTTTTTTTATTTTTAAAACTGGAAATTGTTAGACTTATTTCATGTCTAATTTTAAGTAGTTTTATTTATTTCGTTAGCAAAATGTTAGCAAAGTTCGTTAGCAGATTCATGTGAAGAAAACATTAGGAAATGTCCAATAAGCTATAAAAAATAAAATTTAGGAATTATATCACCTGCTGTCCCGATACGGTCTTGGTTCTTTTAGTATACCTGTTACAATACCAACAATCCGAAAATCATTAGTAAACGGTATTGGCTTATAATCTGGATTAGCAGGCATTAGAAAATATTGATTATCCTTCTGGATAAAATACTTTATTGTTACTTCACCATTCTCAGAAACGGCTATGATTATATCTCCATAATCCGCTGTTGTATTTATAGTCGCAAACACAATATCACCATCATCTATACCTGCATTAATCATGCTATCTCCAGTTACATTTACTGCAAAGTCAGCAGGTATTTCTGACGGTACTACATACCAGTCACATATATCATCAGTGCCTACTTCATTTGGATACCCTGCAGGTATCTTGTTTGCATAGACAGGTACATAAGTGACTGGTTTACTTGACTGTAATAAACTATGCAGAGCTTCCTTTGCTTTGTCAACTTCGTTAGACGCTTCTTTAAGCTGATTGATGTACTCTTGTACCTTGTTTAAAGGTGCTTCAGCGATACTCTCTTTAAGAGCATTTAGCTGATTTACAGCAGATGTATACTGCTCTAAAGCTATATTGATGATGTCATCATCAGTTCCAGCAAACACTTTCTGGTCGACATGAAAGAATTCCGCAAGTCTTTTAATGACTTGTTTATTTGGTTTTCTTTCTCCAGATAAATATTTTGCAACAGCCCCATCTGTAACGTTCACTGCTTCGGCTATCTGGTGAATTGTAACGTTATTGCGCTCTTTAAGTTGCCTCAACACTGCGCCAATATTAGCTGCAACTTTGTCATGCAATTTGTCCATAATATCCCTCTCCTTTCAATAAATTTTATTATGCCTATTGACATAATAGAGAATATAGATTAGACTATGTACTTATATTTGACAGTTGGAGAAAAGAAAAAAGCTTGAG contains the following coding sequences:
- a CDS encoding helix-turn-helix domain-containing protein; its protein translation is MDKLHDKVAANIGAVLRQLKERNNVTIHQIAEAVNVTDGAVAKYLSGERKPNKQVIKRLAEFFHVDQKVFAGTDDDIINIALEQYTSAVNQLNALKESIAEAPLNKVQEYINQLKEASNEVDKAKEALHSLLQSSKPVTYVPVYANKIPAGYPNEVGTDDICDWYVVPSEIPADFAVNVTGDSMINAGIDDGDIVFATINTTADYGDIIIAVSENGEVTIKYFIQKDNQYFLMPANPDYKPIPFTNDFRIVGIVTGILKEPRPYRDSR